One window of the Allosaccharopolyspora coralli genome contains the following:
- a CDS encoding TIGR02679 family protein, translating to MSTDHERLTRLLGGDDLAWLVQRARRRMELGKPLTTSVTLSEANSAQREAVHRLLGRRPRAGTTLTVSLPAVDDVLRQSGACPDGLEVAVTTLTGPVTVRSEAAEREERGWREAFAPLRDAVHGRAELADWYDHLHSSGLVRRLTGTFEQAAPVLHNLAAVVRALPTSAEPLGHFAARITGSAHALDDNRPLSTLTLGAARAVAGLPDGSGAQWQREVWAAVGILRDELSSTVLTLGLPGDARTATGRALEALRGAGQPAVLTLRQLIHDTPEWTIEGQPVSICENPVVVAAAADRLGSMSAPLVCANGQPGAAVMHLLRQLATSAARLRYHGDFDWGGLRIGNVVFDRLPVIPWRFDSAAYEAAVTGHSSHQLGDKPVHPSWDDRLGARMQQVGLAVEEEHVVDDLIDDLSLSEQHTDP from the coding sequence GTGAGCACCGATCACGAGCGGTTGACGCGGCTTCTCGGCGGGGACGACCTCGCGTGGCTCGTCCAGCGGGCCCGGCGACGCATGGAGCTCGGCAAGCCACTCACCACGTCGGTCACCCTCTCCGAGGCGAACTCCGCGCAACGGGAGGCCGTGCACCGACTGCTCGGTCGTCGACCCCGTGCGGGAACCACTCTCACGGTCTCCCTGCCGGCCGTCGACGACGTGCTCCGGCAGTCCGGCGCGTGTCCTGACGGGTTGGAAGTCGCCGTCACCACCCTCACCGGCCCGGTTACCGTGCGATCAGAGGCGGCCGAACGGGAAGAACGCGGGTGGCGTGAGGCATTCGCCCCGTTGCGGGACGCAGTGCACGGCAGGGCCGAACTCGCCGACTGGTACGACCATCTGCACTCCAGCGGGCTCGTTCGCAGGCTCACCGGAACCTTCGAGCAGGCCGCACCAGTACTCCACAACCTCGCCGCGGTCGTCCGCGCCCTGCCCACGTCCGCCGAGCCGTTGGGACACTTCGCCGCCCGCATCACCGGCAGCGCGCATGCCCTCGACGACAACCGTCCACTGTCCACACTCACCCTCGGTGCCGCCCGCGCCGTGGCGGGCCTGCCCGACGGGTCCGGAGCACAGTGGCAGCGAGAGGTGTGGGCTGCCGTCGGCATCCTGCGCGACGAGCTGTCCTCGACGGTGCTGACGCTCGGCCTGCCCGGTGACGCGAGAACAGCTACCGGACGGGCACTGGAGGCGTTACGCGGAGCCGGTCAACCAGCCGTACTGACGCTGCGCCAGCTGATCCACGACACTCCCGAGTGGACGATCGAGGGACAACCCGTCTCGATCTGCGAGAACCCGGTGGTGGTCGCCGCCGCCGCCGACCGGCTCGGATCGATGTCGGCTCCTCTGGTCTGCGCCAACGGCCAGCCCGGCGCCGCCGTGATGCACCTGTTGCGTCAGCTCGCCACGTCGGCGGCCCGGTTGCGTTACCACGGTGATTTCGACTGGGGCGGCCTACGTATCGGCAACGTCGTGTTCGACCGACTACCTGTCATTCCGTGGCGTTTCGACTCGGCGGCGTACGAGGCCGCCGTGACCGGGCACTCCTCACACCAGCTCGGCGACAAACCGGTTCACCCCAGCTGGGACGACCGCCTCGGCGCCCGGATGCAGCAGGTCGGCCTCGCAGTCGAAGAGGAACACGTCGTGGACGACCTGATCGACGACCTGTCGCTCTCCGAGCAGCACACCGATCCCTGA
- a CDS encoding IS30 family transposase, which produces MGQRTMLTGGDREEISRGIAEGVDQAVIAERIERNPSVVSREIRRHGGRAHYRAQVVVRRATSARARPKIRKLDTDPVLREVVTTKLREGCSPDQVAGRLRHERPGQQAWQVSHEAIYTWIYALPTGELARQGIWLRSGRSQRRSRGRARSSGARIVGMRSIEERPAEVADRRVPGHWEGDLVVGKGGKTAMATLVERTSRYTCCVALPDGRHDATTTHDALLSKINDMPSHLLTSLTWDQGSEMARHAALSLAADVDIYFAHPHSPWERGTNENTNRLLREYFPKATDITDHQSYLDTVAEELNNRPRRILDYRTPAEVFTELLTSSLASTD; this is translated from the coding sequence GTGGGACAGCGCACGATGTTGACGGGCGGCGATCGGGAAGAGATCTCGCGCGGTATCGCCGAGGGCGTGGACCAGGCGGTGATCGCGGAGCGGATCGAGCGGAATCCCAGCGTGGTCAGCCGCGAGATCCGTCGCCATGGCGGCCGGGCGCATTACCGGGCCCAGGTAGTCGTACGACGGGCCACGTCGGCACGAGCGCGGCCGAAGATCCGCAAGCTGGATACAGATCCGGTGCTGCGTGAGGTGGTCACGACCAAGCTGCGGGAGGGCTGCTCGCCGGACCAGGTCGCGGGCCGGTTGCGGCACGAACGGCCGGGCCAGCAGGCTTGGCAGGTGTCTCACGAGGCGATCTACACCTGGATCTATGCGCTGCCCACCGGCGAACTGGCTCGTCAAGGCATCTGGCTGCGCTCGGGGCGTAGCCAGCGGCGCTCCCGTGGCCGGGCCCGCAGCTCGGGTGCGCGGATCGTGGGTATGCGCTCGATCGAGGAACGCCCGGCCGAGGTCGCCGACCGCAGGGTGCCCGGACACTGGGAAGGGGATCTCGTGGTGGGCAAGGGCGGCAAAACCGCCATGGCCACCCTGGTCGAGCGTACGTCGCGCTACACCTGCTGTGTGGCGCTGCCCGACGGCAGGCATGACGCCACCACGACCCACGACGCACTCCTGTCGAAGATCAACGACATGCCGTCGCATCTGCTCACCAGCCTGACCTGGGATCAGGGTTCGGAGATGGCACGCCACGCGGCGTTGTCGCTGGCCGCCGACGTCGACATCTACTTCGCCCACCCGCACTCGCCGTGGGAACGCGGCACGAACGAGAACACCAACCGGCTGCTGCGCGAGTACTTCCCCAAAGCAACCGACATCACCGACCACCAGTCCTACCTGGACACCGTGGCCGAAGAACTCAACAACCGCCCCCGCCGTATACTCGACTACCGAACCCCAGCAGAAGTCTTCACCGAGCTCCTCACCAGCTCACTTGCTTCCACCGACTGA
- a CDS encoding transposase yields the protein MPEKRRKFSPQFKAEAVQLVVSTGRPVAEVARELQINEGTLGNWVNTWRRENPEPEPEMSPVERARLSELEAEVQRLRMENEFLKKARLISTGVST from the coding sequence GTGCCGGAGAAGCGTCGGAAGTTCAGCCCGCAGTTCAAGGCCGAGGCGGTGCAGCTGGTAGTGAGCACCGGTCGGCCGGTGGCTGAGGTGGCCCGGGAGTTGCAGATCAACGAGGGGACCTTGGGCAACTGGGTCAACACCTGGCGGCGGGAGAACCCGGAACCCGAGCCCGAGATGAGTCCCGTGGAGCGTGCGCGGTTGAGCGAGTTGGAAGCCGAAGTGCAGCGGCTGCGGATGGAAAACGAGTTCCTGAAAAAAGCGCGCTTGATCTCAACCGGTGTAAGCACGTGA
- a CDS encoding DUF3631 domain-containing protein, producing the protein MKVERFPVYAPAALAGIAGHMPATITTRAITIHMRKRAPDEPVEEFLEEDVEGEAAPLREELAAWTDQASDHLTGARPVMPTGVFDRAAEIWKPLIALADHAGGHWPDTARAACQHFVNATGPGTQSLGVRLLADLRDLFTTRAVDRMTTVDILPALHALDEAPWGDLYGKPLDPRRLSKELARYGVASKNIKQPSGQVAKGFRTDGEDGLADAWRRYLPSAATPATDATAQVTPVADDKPVPLPALPDTDTGSGGSGNQNPSATALTSEVAPVAAVADNTSPSSEEPP; encoded by the coding sequence ATGAAAGTCGAACGCTTCCCCGTCTACGCCCCCGCCGCCCTGGCCGGGATCGCCGGACACATGCCCGCCACCATCACCACCCGCGCCATCACCATCCACATGCGCAAACGCGCCCCCGACGAACCCGTCGAAGAATTTCTCGAAGAAGACGTCGAAGGCGAAGCCGCACCGCTGCGCGAGGAACTCGCCGCCTGGACCGACCAGGCCAGCGACCACCTCACCGGAGCACGACCGGTCATGCCGACCGGGGTGTTCGACCGCGCCGCCGAAATCTGGAAACCCCTCATCGCCCTCGCCGACCACGCAGGCGGGCACTGGCCCGACACCGCCCGTGCGGCCTGCCAACACTTCGTCAACGCCACCGGCCCCGGCACCCAATCCCTCGGGGTGCGGCTGCTGGCCGACCTCCGCGACCTGTTCACCACCCGCGCCGTCGACCGCATGACCACAGTGGACATCCTCCCGGCGCTGCACGCCCTCGACGAAGCACCGTGGGGCGACCTCTACGGCAAACCCCTCGACCCCCGGCGCCTGTCCAAAGAACTCGCCCGCTACGGCGTCGCCTCCAAAAACATCAAGCAACCCAGCGGACAGGTCGCCAAAGGCTTCCGCACCGACGGCGAAGACGGACTCGCCGACGCCTGGCGCCGCTACCTGCCCAGTGCCGCTACCCCCGCTACCGACGCTACCGCGCAGGTCACACCGGTAGCGGACGACAAACCGGTGCCGCTACCAGCGCTACCCGACACCGACACAGGTAGCGGCGGTAGCGGCAACCAAAACCCCTCCGCTACCGCCCTGACCAGCGAAGTAGCGCCAGTAGCGGCAGTAGCGGACAACACCAGCCCCAGCTCAGAGGAGCCGCCCTGA
- a CDS encoding helix-turn-helix transcriptional regulator: MAKRTGIWMTVPEFCEEMAISRSTFDDWRAKQRAPKAIRLPNGALRIRRTDFENWLDTLEDAA, from the coding sequence GTGGCCAAGCGAACCGGCATTTGGATGACCGTCCCCGAGTTCTGCGAGGAGATGGCCATCTCTCGTTCCACCTTTGACGACTGGCGCGCCAAGCAGCGAGCGCCGAAGGCCATCCGCCTACCCAACGGCGCCCTACGCATCCGCCGCACCGACTTCGAGAACTGGCTCGACACCCTGGAGGACGCCGCATGA
- a CDS encoding tyrosine-type recombinase/integrase: protein MTETTYDVRIWKIQTRKNKQGKITSYRVRWEVQRSDHSESFKNKAQAESFRADLLRAARKGEAFVVDRGLPVSMLRQVNEMSWFDFACAYVDMKWPDQSGNSRKGIAETLTTITPALLATERGKPDEKVLRDALHGWAFNCSRRDTVEQPPRVRSALKWLASNTKPVSVLSDASHLREALRLISTRLDGKQSAASVVSRKRAVLYNALDYAVERQLLDRNRLPELKWAPPKSVQAIDKRTVINHQQATKLLDAVGRQEPSGSRLVAFFAVMYYAAARPGEAVNLRRSDLMLPSLAHDPATGQWQEPENAWGELLLSESAPETGARWSTTGRRRDRRQLKHRGKGDTRPVPCPPPLVRILRTHTATYPPRPNGQLFYGMQGGELPQSTYGHAWERARKAALTPEEYKSPLAKRPYDLRHAAVSTWLSAGVPPTQVAEWAGHSVTVLLQIYAKTLAGQEELARRRVQQLLGEE from the coding sequence ATGACCGAAACCACCTACGACGTCCGCATCTGGAAGATCCAGACACGCAAGAACAAGCAGGGCAAGATCACCAGCTACCGGGTCCGGTGGGAAGTTCAGAGGTCGGACCACTCCGAGTCGTTCAAGAACAAAGCCCAAGCAGAAAGTTTCCGCGCGGACCTGCTCCGTGCGGCTCGCAAGGGTGAAGCCTTCGTCGTGGACCGTGGCTTGCCCGTGTCCATGTTGCGACAGGTGAACGAGATGAGCTGGTTCGACTTCGCGTGCGCCTACGTGGACATGAAGTGGCCGGATCAGTCCGGCAACTCCCGGAAGGGCATCGCAGAAACGTTGACCACGATCACGCCCGCTCTGCTCGCGACCGAACGGGGGAAGCCAGACGAGAAAGTCCTACGCGACGCTTTGCACGGCTGGGCGTTCAACTGTTCCCGTCGCGACACCGTCGAGCAGCCACCGCGAGTCAGGTCAGCCTTGAAATGGCTGGCGTCGAACACGAAGCCGGTGAGCGTGCTGTCAGACGCCTCGCACCTTCGGGAAGCGCTGCGGCTGATTTCAACCCGGTTGGACGGCAAGCAGTCCGCAGCGTCGGTCGTCAGCCGCAAGCGTGCTGTGCTGTACAACGCCCTTGATTACGCTGTTGAGCGTCAACTGCTCGACCGCAATCGGTTGCCGGAGCTCAAGTGGGCCCCGCCGAAAAGCGTGCAGGCCATCGACAAGCGCACGGTAATCAACCACCAACAAGCGACGAAGCTGCTGGACGCAGTGGGCCGCCAGGAACCGAGCGGGTCCCGGCTCGTGGCCTTCTTCGCAGTCATGTACTACGCGGCTGCCCGACCGGGCGAAGCGGTCAACCTTCGCCGTAGCGATCTGATGTTGCCATCCCTGGCGCACGACCCAGCGACAGGGCAGTGGCAAGAGCCCGAGAACGCGTGGGGCGAACTGCTGCTGTCGGAATCAGCCCCCGAGACCGGAGCACGCTGGAGCACTACCGGCAGACGCCGAGACCGACGGCAGCTCAAACATCGAGGCAAAGGAGATACTCGCCCAGTACCGTGCCCGCCGCCTCTGGTGCGCATCCTGCGCACGCACACCGCGACCTACCCTCCTCGGCCCAATGGTCAACTCTTCTACGGGATGCAGGGCGGAGAGCTGCCCCAGAGCACCTACGGTCACGCCTGGGAACGGGCCCGCAAGGCGGCCTTGACGCCGGAAGAGTACAAGTCGCCACTGGCCAAGCGCCCCTACGATCTCCGACACGCGGCAGTATCCACCTGGCTCAGCGCAGGAGTCCCGCCTACACAGGTCGCTGAATGGGCAGGCCACAGCGTCACCGTTCTCCTGCAGATCTACGCCAAGACGCTCGCGGGCCAGGAGGAACTTGCCCGCAGGCGCGTCCAGCAACTCCTCGGGGAGGAGTAG
- a CDS encoding IS3 family transposase (programmed frameshift), producing the protein MVTETGRTVAEVARELGLNQQTLRNWVNAYEAAHDAPEPSLSVSERARLRELEEENRQLRMKTEFLGKSSRLLCQRVSVSQRYAFIAAEKDTTDEHGVKSYTVENMCAWLNVSKSGFYDWLSRPESDTDRRRRYLGTLIKKCFDDSDGTYGHRRIHAWLARCGEPATPELVRSIMRDQQLVPCQPRPWRPSLTQASTHVLPDLLKRDFTAREPGEKLVGDITYIPTGQGWVYLATVIDCYSKAVVGWAIDDHYRTPLIEKAIHMAARNHTLPARAIFHSDRGSNYTSADFAMTLRSLGIRQSVGRTGICFDNAMAESFFATLKNERVHRVTYLTKDHAKADIASYIELRYNHRRLHSAIGYKAPNEAHAEYYNHANAA; encoded by the exons ATGGTGACCGAGACCGGTCGTACGGTGGCCGAGGTTGCTCGCGAGCTCGGGTTGAATCAGCAGACCCTGCGGAACTGGGTGAACGCGTACGAGGCCGCGCACGATGCTCCGGAGCCGTCGTTGAGCGTGTCCGAGCGTGCGCGACTGCGTGAGCTGGAAGAAGAGAATCGTCAGCTGCGCATGAAGACGGAATTTCTGG GGAAAAGCAGCCGCCTTCTTTGCCAGCGAGTATCGGTGAGCCAGCGGTACGCGTTCATCGCTGCAGAGAAGGACACCACGGACGAACACGGCGTGAAGAGCTACACCGTGGAGAACATGTGTGCCTGGCTCAACGTGTCGAAATCTGGATTCTACGACTGGCTGTCGCGACCCGAGTCGGACACCGACCGGCGCCGTCGCTACCTGGGCACGTTGATCAAGAAGTGTTTCGACGACTCCGATGGCACCTACGGCCACCGGCGCATCCACGCGTGGCTGGCCCGCTGCGGAGAGCCGGCCACGCCGGAGCTCGTGCGCAGCATCATGCGGGATCAGCAGCTCGTCCCCTGCCAGCCTCGGCCCTGGCGCCCGAGCCTGACCCAGGCGAGCACGCACGTGCTGCCGGACCTGCTCAAACGTGACTTCACCGCCCGTGAGCCGGGCGAGAAATTGGTTGGCGACATCACCTATATCCCGACCGGACAGGGATGGGTGTATCTGGCCACGGTCATCGACTGTTATTCGAAAGCCGTCGTCGGATGGGCCATCGACGACCACTACCGCACACCACTTATCGAGAAGGCGATCCACATGGCTGCCCGCAACCACACCCTTCCCGCCCGCGCGATTTTCCATTCAGACAGGGGCAGCAACTACACGTCCGCCGACTTCGCGATGACGCTACGCTCGCTCGGCATCCGACAATCCGTCGGACGCACCGGGATATGCTTCGATAACGCCATGGCCGAATCCTTCTTCGCCACCCTGAAAAATGAACGCGTTCATCGAGTTACCTACCTCACCAAAGACCACGCCAAGGCTGACATTGCTTCCTATATCGAGCTTCGATACAATCACCGCAGGCTCCATTCCGCTATCGGATACAAGGCCCCGAACGAAGCCCATGCCGAGTACTACAACCATGCGAACGCGGCATAA
- a CDS encoding SDR family oxidoreductase: MTTPTAPEPRNTQPLSGQGALITGGSRGIGRAIAARLAADGAVVVITYATDHASAETLVAEITAQGGRARAVQLDLAVPEQFDRVFTTADQAFRDAGVDGLSVLVANAGIMAQAPIDELSVDEWDRIMATNARGAFLTVQHGARRLRDHGRIITMSTIGTAWPSAGEAAYAASKAAIEQITRVASRELGHRGITANTVSLGPTETDLLRAGAPPEALDGAAAMTALGRIGRPSDVADLVALLVHPDNGWMTGQNIHADGGLT, encoded by the coding sequence ATGACGACTCCAACCGCACCAGAACCTCGAAACACCCAGCCGTTGTCCGGGCAAGGCGCGTTGATCACCGGTGGCTCACGCGGGATCGGCCGAGCGATCGCCGCGCGCCTGGCCGCCGACGGGGCCGTCGTGGTGATCACTTACGCGACCGACCACGCGTCCGCCGAGACGCTCGTCGCCGAGATCACCGCGCAGGGTGGCCGGGCACGAGCCGTACAGCTCGACCTGGCGGTACCGGAGCAGTTCGACCGGGTGTTCACCACGGCAGACCAGGCGTTCCGGGACGCCGGTGTCGACGGATTGAGCGTGTTGGTAGCCAACGCCGGAATCATGGCGCAGGCACCGATCGACGAACTCAGCGTCGACGAATGGGACCGAATCATGGCCACGAATGCGCGCGGAGCCTTTCTCACCGTGCAGCACGGTGCCCGTCGTCTGCGGGATCACGGGCGGATCATCACGATGTCCACCATCGGTACCGCCTGGCCCAGTGCCGGTGAGGCCGCCTACGCGGCCAGCAAGGCCGCGATCGAACAGATCACCCGCGTGGCCTCACGCGAACTCGGACATCGCGGCATCACCGCCAACACCGTCTCCCTCGGCCCCACCGAGACCGACCTCCTGCGCGCCGGTGCCCCACCGGAGGCGCTCGACGGCGCAGCGGCCATGACCGCGCTCGGCCGGATCGGGCGACCCAGCGACGTCGCCGACCTCGTCGCGTTACTCGTCCACCCCGACAACGGATGGATGACCGGCCAGAACATCCACGCCGACGGCGGCCTCACCTGA
- a CDS encoding helix-turn-helix transcriptional regulator: MGDTASRLLHLLSLLQARQHWSGAALACRLDVTTRTVRADVERLRSLGYDIDATPGSNGGYRLRAGTRMPPLLLDDDEAVAVAVGLRTAAASGVDGVGDHAMRAVAKLEQLLPSRLRHRLSTVTAVAETVPAERDPVACDVLAAVATACHRNEQLRLDYCDRQQESTRRQVEPHRLIHVGGRWYLVAYDLDRADWRSFRLDRISPKTPTGPRFVPRELPGPDLATFVTRGRMQALWNYRARVTVHAPAETVAGRIPTGIWTVQPLDAHASQLDAGAHTAELLAAYLGALGLDFSIDPEQAPELAEAAATLARRYAAAAPRTP, encoded by the coding sequence ATGGGCGATACCGCTTCACGTCTGCTGCACTTGCTCTCGTTGCTGCAAGCTCGTCAACACTGGTCAGGCGCTGCGTTGGCCTGCCGTCTGGACGTCACTACCCGCACCGTGCGCGCCGACGTGGAACGGCTGCGGTCGCTGGGCTATGACATCGACGCGACGCCCGGATCGAACGGCGGATACCGGCTGCGGGCCGGAACGCGGATGCCGCCCTTGCTGCTCGACGACGACGAAGCCGTGGCGGTGGCAGTCGGTCTGCGCACTGCTGCGGCCTCCGGCGTGGACGGGGTCGGAGACCACGCGATGCGCGCTGTGGCCAAACTCGAGCAGCTCTTACCGAGCCGGTTGCGTCACCGTCTGTCCACCGTGACGGCCGTCGCCGAGACCGTGCCCGCCGAGCGAGATCCTGTTGCGTGTGACGTTCTCGCGGCGGTGGCCACCGCGTGTCACCGCAACGAGCAGTTGCGGCTGGATTACTGCGACCGGCAGCAGGAAAGCACCCGGCGACAGGTCGAACCGCACCGACTGATCCATGTCGGTGGACGCTGGTACCTGGTGGCCTACGACCTCGACCGCGCCGACTGGCGCAGCTTTCGGCTTGACCGGATCAGCCCCAAGACGCCGACCGGGCCACGTTTCGTCCCTCGTGAGCTCCCCGGCCCCGACCTGGCCACCTTCGTCACGCGCGGGCGCATGCAGGCGCTGTGGAACTATCGCGCCCGGGTCACCGTGCACGCTCCTGCCGAGACCGTCGCCGGTCGGATACCCACCGGAATCTGGACCGTGCAGCCACTCGACGCGCACGCCAGCCAACTCGACGCCGGGGCCCACACCGCCGAACTTCTCGCCGCCTACCTCGGCGCGCTCGGACTGGACTTCTCGATCGACCCCGAACAGGCGCCCGAACTCGCCGAAGCCGCAGCAACGCTCGCCCGGCGCTACGCAGCGGCCGCGCCTCGAACCCCTTGA
- a CDS encoding MFS transporter, giving the protein MTMDRTLVRAGRREWWGLVVLGLPTLLVSMDASILLLALPRISAQLDPSSSELLWIVDIYTFVIAGTLVTAGTLGDRIGRRRLLLIGAACFAAVSVLAAFSTSGLMLVAARGLLGLAGATLMPSTLALLTTMFTVPAQRARAIAVWMSCFSAGVALGPVVGGLLVQWFWWGAVFLAGVPIMALLLVLAPRVLPEHREPNAGRLDPASVLLSLIAVMGVIYGLKELATGGKASTALIAVSAGVAGGVVFARRQLTLAQPLVDLRLFANRIFTTGMLTLLMGLLTTAGIQIFVTQYLQIVLGLSPLAAGVWMVPQALAVIVGTQLSPWLAARVRVASIVAGGLVVSGLGFLVLTQIGGTLAVAVVVLGNVVISLGIAPLMALSAELVVGSVPEGKTGNASALNETFGELGAALGVALLGSLGTALYRTRMADTASDLPPGARAEAGDTVGGAAAVGERLPADEGTLVLDAARAAFTDTVQTVSIVAAVVTFALSALVFRALREVRTEDRSHALS; this is encoded by the coding sequence ATGACGATGGACAGGACGCTAGTTCGGGCCGGACGGCGGGAATGGTGGGGGCTGGTGGTCCTCGGGCTGCCGACGCTGCTCGTGTCGATGGACGCGAGCATTCTGTTGTTGGCACTGCCCCGGATCAGCGCACAGCTTGATCCCTCCAGCAGCGAGCTGCTCTGGATCGTCGACATCTACACCTTCGTCATCGCGGGCACACTGGTGACGGCAGGGACGCTCGGCGATCGCATCGGCAGGCGACGACTGCTGCTGATCGGCGCCGCGTGCTTCGCGGCAGTGTCGGTACTCGCCGCGTTCTCCACGAGCGGACTCATGCTCGTTGCCGCACGCGGCCTGCTCGGGCTCGCTGGAGCGACGCTGATGCCGTCGACCCTGGCGCTGCTGACGACGATGTTCACCGTGCCTGCACAGCGCGCGCGGGCGATCGCTGTCTGGATGAGCTGCTTTTCGGCCGGGGTCGCGCTGGGCCCGGTCGTGGGGGGATTGCTCGTTCAGTGGTTCTGGTGGGGCGCAGTGTTCCTCGCAGGCGTTCCGATCATGGCGCTGTTGTTGGTTCTGGCCCCCCGCGTCCTTCCGGAGCATCGCGAACCGAACGCGGGCCGCCTGGATCCGGCAAGCGTGCTTCTCTCGCTGATCGCAGTGATGGGTGTGATCTACGGCCTCAAGGAACTCGCGACAGGCGGCAAGGCGTCGACAGCGTTGATCGCCGTCTCGGCCGGAGTGGCTGGGGGCGTCGTGTTCGCTCGGCGCCAGCTCACCCTCGCCCAACCGCTCGTGGACCTGCGTTTGTTCGCCAACCGCATTTTCACCACTGGCATGCTCACCCTGCTGATGGGACTGCTGACCACTGCCGGGATCCAGATCTTCGTTACCCAGTACTTGCAGATCGTGCTCGGTCTCTCGCCGTTGGCGGCGGGTGTGTGGATGGTGCCGCAGGCGCTGGCAGTCATCGTCGGTACGCAGCTGTCGCCCTGGCTCGCCGCACGGGTCCGTGTCGCCTCCATCGTGGCGGGCGGCCTCGTCGTCAGCGGGCTCGGCTTTCTCGTCCTCACGCAGATCGGCGGGACACTCGCCGTGGCGGTGGTCGTCCTCGGCAACGTCGTCATCAGCCTCGGGATCGCGCCACTCATGGCGCTGAGCGCCGAGCTCGTGGTCGGCAGCGTGCCCGAAGGCAAGACAGGGAACGCCTCCGCACTCAACGAGACCTTCGGCGAGCTCGGGGCAGCGCTCGGTGTCGCCTTGCTCGGCAGCCTGGGAACCGCGCTCTACCGCACCCGGATGGCCGACACCGCCTCCGATCTCCCTCCTGGGGCGCGCGCTGAAGCGGGCGACACGGTCGGGGGTGCGGCCGCCGTCGGCGAACGTTTACCGGCGGACGAGGGCACGCTCGTGCTCGACGCCGCTCGGGCCGCGTTCACGGACACGGTGCAGACCGTGTCGATCGTGGCCGCCGTCGTGACCTTCGCCCTGTCCGCGCTGGTGTTCCGGGCACTTCGCGAGGTGCGAACAGAAGACCGGTCGCACGCCTTGAGCTGA
- a CDS encoding TIGR03620 family F420-dependent LLM class oxidoreductase has translation MTKIDFGPVGVALNVSDDDSYVAEAAELETLGYSSVWLPGGELDSLERLADLLAATRTVPVAPAIIPPDVYADDAVAAVYARLERTHPGRFIVGLGSPHRPRQLRALNDYLDRLDAADPPVPAERRILAALGPRNLELARDRAAGAVPLLVTPGYTAWAREILGAESTLVVYQLAVADTDPHRARRTAREPTLRGLLGVGGYADNARRMGFSDQDIAELSDRLVDGLIGWGDETAIAGRVQDHLNSGADHVVLGDDDQPGAIEVARQLAPRLAKTAG, from the coding sequence ATGACGAAGATTGACTTCGGGCCGGTGGGGGTGGCACTGAACGTGTCAGACGACGACTCGTATGTCGCTGAGGCGGCCGAGTTGGAGACGCTCGGGTATTCGTCGGTGTGGCTGCCGGGCGGAGAGTTGGACTCGCTCGAGCGCCTCGCTGATCTCCTTGCCGCGACCAGGACTGTGCCGGTCGCGCCGGCCATCATTCCGCCCGATGTGTACGCCGACGATGCGGTGGCCGCGGTCTACGCTCGGCTCGAGCGAACCCACCCGGGGCGATTCATCGTGGGCCTAGGGAGCCCGCACCGCCCGCGACAGTTGCGGGCCCTCAACGACTATCTTGACCGACTGGACGCGGCTGACCCGCCGGTGCCGGCCGAGCGGCGCATCCTCGCAGCGTTGGGGCCCCGCAATCTCGAACTCGCCCGCGATCGGGCGGCCGGGGCGGTGCCGCTGCTCGTCACACCCGGCTACACAGCCTGGGCACGCGAGATCCTGGGTGCGGAGTCCACTTTGGTCGTCTATCAGCTCGCGGTCGCCGATACCGACCCGCACCGAGCCCGCCGAACTGCGCGCGAACCGACGCTGCGGGGACTCCTCGGCGTGGGCGGGTATGCGGACAACGCGCGACGGATGGGGTTCAGCGATCAGGACATCGCCGAGCTCAGCGACCGGCTCGTCGACGGGCTGATCGGTTGGGGCGACGAAACGGCGATCGCCGGGCGTGTACAGGACCATCTGAACAGCGGCGCCGACCACGTGGTGCTCGGCGACGACGACCAGCCCGGTGCGATCGAAGTGGCACGGCAACTCGCTCCCCGGTTGGCGAAGACGGCCGGGTGA